DNA from Oncorhynchus gorbuscha isolate QuinsamMale2020 ecotype Even-year unplaced genomic scaffold, OgorEven_v1.0 Un_scaffold_11573, whole genome shotgun sequence:
ttctgctgctgctgctggttgcTGCTTGTAGCAGCTGCTGGGACTCCTAACGGCAACgcgctgctgctgttgctgctgctagcggcagctgctgctgcagcagcaACGGCTGCTGGACTGCAACGGCAACGCGACTGCATGCTGTTTGGCTGCTGCTGCAGCAACGGCTGCTGGTGATGCTATCATCATAACGCTGCTGTTAGCCAGCAGCAACGCTGCTGCAACGCGCTgcgagctgctgctgctgctgctgggactgctgctgcagcagcagctgctggtgctcgctgctgctgctgctggctaacgctgctgctgctgcagcggctactgctgctggcctgctggcagcagcaactgctgctgctgcaggcTGCTGGCACGCTGCTGCTAGCaacaactgctgctgctgctggcaacGGCAAcagctgctgactgctgctgcgACTGTCGCTGCTGGGCACTGCTGccagcagcagctgctgctgctgctgctgctgctgctgtagcaACGGCTGCTGCTGCCTGTGCTGCTTGCGGCACAACAGCTTAACGCTGGTTCTGCTGCTGTCCTCCTGGCTGCTGGTTGCTACTGCTGTAGCTACTGTTGCTACTGATGCTGCTACTGATGCTGATGGAAGTAGTGCTGCTGAGTTGGCGGCcactgctgctgcagctgctggtGCTGCTCGCCAACTTAACGCTGCTGCTGGTTGGCGATTAACACTGGGACTGCCCAGCAGCAGCGCGACTGCTGTggcagcagctgctgctgctggttgGCTGGGTCTTTGCTGGGATATcataacagctgctgctgctgctgtaacgGCTGCTGGGACTGCTCATAACAGCAACTGCTGCGCTGGTTGGTGCTGCTAGGACGCAACAGCAGCTGCAGCTGCTGCCAGCAACGGGCTGCTGCTGCTGGTTAACGGATTAACGCTGGGACTGCTCATAACCACGCTGCTGCTGCCCAACGGCAACAACGCTGGGACTGCTCCCAGCAGCGCTGGCTGCTGCTGCAACGGCAGCTGCTGGTCTGCTAGCAGCAGCGCAGCTGCTGGGACTGCTAGCAACGGCTGCAGTGCTGCTAACGTTGGCTGCTGCTGCCAACAGCAGCTGCTGCTGCGCAGCagcaactgctgctgctgccaacaGCTGGCTGCTGGGTGCAACGGCAACGCTGCGACTGCTGCTGGCAACGGCAGCTGCTGGTGACTGCTATCATCGCTGCATGCTGCTGTTGCAGCGGCagcggctgctgctgctgctgctgggacTGCTGCTGCTGGCAACTGCTGCTGCGTGCTGCTGCTGCCAGCGGCTGCTGGTGCTGGCTACGTGCAGCAGCTGCTGCGCAGCTGCTGCTGGcaacgctgctgctgctgcagcagcagctgcaacggttgctgctgctgctgctggcagctgctgctgctgctaacgGCTGCTGCTGCAGCAactgactgctgctgctgctgctgggactgctgctgctgctggcagctgctgctagctgctgctgctgctgctgcgccaacggctgctggctgctgctgctgctgccagcagcagctgctggtgctgctgctgcgTCATGGCAGCTGCTGGTTAGCTGCTGCTGCCAGcggctgctggtgctgctgcgcAACGGCTACGCTGGTGCTGCTGCTGTCGCTAACTGCTGCTGGGACCTGCTGCTGCTGGCAACGCTGCTGCTGGCAGCAGCGGCAGCGGTGCTGCTGCTATCgctggctgctggctgctgcAACGGCAGCTGCTGCTTAACGGCTGCTGCGGCAACCGGCGACAACAGCAGCTGGCAGCTGCTGGTTGCTGCTGCTACGCAGCGGCTGTTGCTGCTGGCAACGCTGCTGCTAGCGCAGCAACAGCGGCAGCTGCTGCTAGCTGCGGCAACGCAACTGCTAGCGGCAGCTGCTGgttgctgctgctggtgctgctggtggCAACGGCTGCTGCGACAACGGCTGGCAGCTACAGCTGCTGGCAGCAGCACGCTGCTGCTGGcaacgctgctgctgctgctgcagctgctgcagCGGCAACAGctgtttgctgctgctgctagcagctgctgctgctgctgctgctgctgcgctgctgctgctgctgctgttacctgcgcagctgctgttgctgctgctgcgacagctgctggctgctggctgctgctgctgacaGCTGCTGCTGGTAGCTGCTGGCTGCTAGCTGCTGCTGGCAGCAGCGCTGCTGGCAACTGACTGCTGCTAGCAACTGGCTGCtggttgctgctgctgctcatgGCAACAGCTGCTGCTGGCAACAAcgctgctgcagctgctgctgctgctgctgctgctggcagcggcgatgctgctgctgctacggctgctgctgctgctgcaacgGCTGCTGGTTGCTGCTGCTGCTTAACGGTTGCTGGTTGGCAGCTGCTGCCAGCAACTGCTGCTAACAGCTGCTGCTGCGGCAGCGGCTGCTGGTTGCTGCTGCTGTCATGGCCGGCAGCTGCAGCGGCAGCGGCAGCAGCTGGCAACGcgactgcagctgctgctgctgcagcggCAGCTGCTGCTGCTAGCGGCAGCACGCTGCTGCTGCTAGCTGGCTGCTGGTGCTTGCTGCCAACGGCAGCAcgctggtgctgctgctgctgggacTGCTGCTGCTAGCAGCAGCGCTgctgctggctgctgctgctggcagctgctggtgctgctgctgcaACGGCTGCTGGCTGCTGCTAGCAGCAGCTGCTGGTTGCTGCTGCTCATCGCTGCTGCTGGGACTAGTGCTAGCAgcaacagctgctgctgctggcaaCAGCTGCTGCAGCTCGCTGCTGCAACAGCTGCTGCATGGCTGCTGACTGCTGCAGCGGCGGCTGCtggttgctgctgctgctcatgGCAGCTGCTGCTGATAGCAGcagcgctgctgctgctgctagcagcagctgctgcagcaacgctgctgctgctgcgcagcagcagcagcgcaatgctggtgctgctgctggcAACGCTGCTAATGCTGGTGCTGCTtaacgctgctgctgctgctgctggcagcagcagctgctgctaATGCTGGTGCTGCAGCAGCAAcggttgctactactactgctgtagcagctgctgctgctaatGCTAGTGCTGCTTTGCTGCTGGTGCTGCTAAtgctcgctgctgctgctgctgctgctgctgctgctgctgctgctgctgctgctgctgctgctactggtgCCAGCTGCTGCTCACGttcactgctgctactgctgctgctgctgctgctaatgcTACTGCCAGCAGCAACGCTGCTGTGCTAATTGCTGCTGCTGTATGCGGTGCCtacctgctactgctgctgcccaGCAACggttgctgctgctactgctgcagcAGCAACACTGCTGTGCTGGTGCTGGCAACGGCTGCTGGTGCTGCGCTGCTGCTGgcaacagctgctgctgctggcaaCGGCAACAGCTGGCTGCTGCGCAACAGCtggctgctggtgctgctgctgctgcaacgGCTGGTGCTGCTGCTGGCAACGTGCTGGCTGCAgcaacagctgctgctgctggctgctgcTGCCAGCggcagcagctgctgctgctagcAGCGGCAACGCaacggctgctgctgctgctggcagcagctgctgctgctggcagcagctgctgctgctgctatggcaACGCTGGTGGCaacatgctgctgctgctgctgctgctgcatgctgctgctgctgctgctgctgccagcagcagcggctgctgctgctgctgctgctgctgctggcagcagcggctgctgttgctgctgctgctgcgacAGCGgctgctggctgctgctgctgctgctaacgctgctgctgctgctgctgctggcagcgactgctgctgctgctgctgactgctgctgctaGCTGCTGCGCTGCTGCGGcatgctgttgctgctgctgcaacAGCGGCAGCGGCtgcgttgctgctgctgctgcgctgctgctgctgctggttgcTGCTGCTGCGGCAGCTGGTGCTGCTGCAGCGGCTagccagctgctgctgctgcgacagcagcaacagcagctggcagcggctgctgctgctgcttaaGCTGCTGCTGCcagctggctgctgctgctgctgctgcaacaGCAGCAACGCGctgtttgctgctgctgctgctcagctgctgctgctgcttaacGCTGCGTTGCTGCTGCTGCTCGTGCTGCTGCTAACGCAGCGGCagctagctgctgctgctgctgctgcacagcAACGGcttagctgctgctgctgtaacGGCTGGCTGCTGCTGGCagcggctgctgctgctgctgcagcggcagcgctgctgctgctgctggcaagcggctgctggtgctgctgctgctgctggcaacgctggtgctgctggcaacagctgctggtgctgctgctatGCCAGCGCTGCTGGGACTGCTGCTGCAGCAGCGGCAACGCTGCTGGTGGCACGGCACGCTGCGACTGCTGCGGCAACGGCTGCTGGTTGCTGCTGCTGCTCGCggcagtgctgctgctgctgctaacgCTGCGCTGCTGGCAAcgctagctgctgctgctgctgctgctggcagcagctgctgctgcaacggcagctgctgctgctgctaacaGCAGCTGCTGGTTGCTGCTGCGCAGcggctgctggtgctgctggcaactggctgctgctgctgctcaacGGCAGCGCAGCTGCAACGCAGCAGCTGCTGCTGCGCAGCAGCTGCTGCGTATGCTGCTGCTGCAGCAACAGCTGCTGCTGCTAGCAGCggcggctgctgctgctgctgctgcgcagCAACGCTGCTgcaacagctgctgctgctgctagcaGCAGCTGCTGCTGGCAACAGCGGCTGCTGCTGctacggctgctgctgctgctgctgctgctgctgctgctgactgctgctggcAGCTGGTGCTGCTGGCAGCGGCAGCTGGTGCTGCTGCGGCAACGGCAATGCAGCTGCTGCCGCTGCTGGCAGCGGCAGCTGACAGCagcggctgctgctgctgctgctgtgctgctgctgctgctgctgctactgcaacTGCGGCTGTTGCTCActgctgcttgctgctgctgctgctattgctgCTGCGGCTGCTGCTGCCAGCGCTCGCTTGCTGCtggcagcaacagcaacagctgctgctgctgctgcggcaacggctgctgctgctgctgctgcaacgGCTGCTGGTTGCTGCTGCTGGTCAGCTGCACGCAACGCTGCTGCAACGGCTGCTGCTGCTaacggctgctgctgctgctgctgcatgcTGCTGCCAGCAGCGGCTGCTGCGCAGCAGCTGCTGCTGCACAGCGGCAACGGCTGCTGCTGTAGCAGCAGCTGGCTGCGGCTGCTGCTGCAGCAGCGCTAATGCTACTGCTGCTgtgcttgctgctgctgctgctgctactggcAACATAtgtgctactgctgctgcttctTAACGCCTTTGCTAATGCTGCTGGCAACAGACTGCTAATGCTGGTGCTGCCCAGCAGCAGCAACGCTGCTGTGCTACTGGTGCTGCAGCTGGGGCGGCGTTGTGCTGCTGGTTGCTGCTGCGGcgttgctgctactgctactgggctgctgctgctgctgcccagcAGACGGCGTTATTGCTACTGGTGCTGCTGCTGGCGGCGTTGACTGCTgggtgctgctactgctgctgctgctatgctaATGCTAGACTGATGTTGCTACTGCTAATGCTACTGCGTTACTGTAACAGCAACTGCTGCTAATGCGTTATGCTGCTGCTAGCTGCACTAATgctacgctgctgctgctgctggggcaGCGCTGTGCTACTAGGCTGCTGCTGCTGGAGCGGCGTTGCTAATGCTGGCAGCAGCTGCTGCTGGCGGCGACGTTGTGCTGCTGGTTACTGCTGCTGGAGCGgcgttgctgctgctgctactggaGCGGCGTGTGCTACTGCTGCTGGGCGGCGTtgatgtgctgctgctgctgggcgGCGttgtgctgctggtgctgctgctggaCGGCGTTGCTGCTGCTGGAGtgatgtgctgctgctgctgggcgGCGTTGTGCTGCTGGTTAACGCTGCTGGAGACGGCGTTATCTGCTGCTGGAGCTGAcgatgtgctgctgctgctggagcGGCGTTGACGCTGCTGGTTGCTGCTGCTGGGGCGGCGTTGTGCTGCTAGTTGCTGCTACTGGGCGACGTTgtgctggtgctgctgctggaACTGACGTTGTGCTGCCAGTTGCTGCTGCTGGAGCGGCGTTGTGCTACTGGTGCTGCTGCTGGGCAGCAGCgttgctgctggtgctgctgctggaGCTTGGCGTTGTgctgctggctgctgctgctggcaaCGGCGTTattgctgctggtgctgctgctggcAGCCGCTGgttatgctgctgctgctgctgctgctgcggctgCTGCCTGCTGCGgcagcagcagctgctgcagCAGCAGGCGTTGCTAATGCTGCTAGTGCGCCCAACGGCTGCTGGAgcggctgctgctgctactgggctgctgctgctgctgcgctgctgctgctgctggtgctgctcacgttgctgctgctgctgctgctgctgc
Protein-coding regions in this window:
- the LOC124030442 gene encoding putative protein TPRXL, with protein sequence MSSSNTSTLPQQQQQHPAAAAEQQQQPAVSERRAAAICSSSKQQPAAAARRQHLSCCCRSRQQPQQQQQQQHNQRLPAAAPAAITPLPAAAASSTTPSSSSSTSSNAAAQQQHHSNQQRQRRSSSSSTSSAPAADNAVSSSVNQQHNAAQQQQHITPAAATPSSSSTSSTTPPSSSSTSTPPSSSSTRRSSSSSSNAAPAAVTSSTTSPPAAAAASISNAAPAAAA